The sequence caatgtgtttattttataaatccaTTGCTGTGCATGTCAACATTTCTGCACTCACCGTGGGAGAGTTGGGCGGCACGAGGTTGCCTCTGGAGTCGGCCTCCGACTCACTGAACTGAGGCAACACCGGCGCGCTGTGACGCCACTCGGCCACGCTGGCTCTCGCCGCCCGAGATGTGGAcgacgccaccgccgccgcccggaTGCTGCTGGGGACCCTCAAGGACCCGGACCCCGGCCTCAGCAACCAGATCCCGTTCTCCCTGCCGGACGAAGACGCTCTGGAGGAAGTGACCGGCGGCAGCAGCAGGACGGGCTCGGACAGCGACATGTACGGCCTCGGGGTGGAGACCACCTCCGCATCGGGCGTCCTACGGGCACGCTGCAGCACGGACTCCATCATTAGGAGATCCTCCGCGTCCTCCCGGTGCTGGTGCAGCGGCCTTGGCCTCGCCTTGGAGAGGAGGAGCAGTTTGTAGCCGAGGAAGAGGCAGTTGAGCAGGAGCAGCGCGACCACGGCGGGGATGAGCAGCAGGACCACCAAGGTGAGGCCGGTCACCGGGTTACCTTGGCTCAGGTTGGGGGTGGGTTGCGTGCTCTGACCTTGATGCGACATTTCATTCCAGAGGACATCAAAATGGACTTTCCTTCACTTTTGCTGATCTCGATTGATTAGTCCACGCAGTTTGGGGTGTGTACAAGTGCTTTACCGTGTCAATCAACcactttgtgtttgttgtgCATAGTTTCTGCAAAAGTAAGCCTCGTTGGCAATAATGTGAAAAATAACAAGTGCGCACCACTCGAGTGTGTTTTTGCGTGGACACCACAGACTGAAGGACATTACAGAGCGCCAGCTGGGCGCAATTATGTCCACTGTGACGCACGTTGTTGTGACGAAAAAACGCCACAAGAGGGCGACAGTACAGGATTGCTGCGTGCAAAAAGATGCAAACGGTACACTGCAATCGAGTTTAAATCGGGTGGAAAAGGTGCTCACGTTGTAACGGCGTAGGCTTTTTTCTTCGATTGAAAGTAGTGCACTGCAAAAGTTGTTTACTTGCGTGGCAAGTTACAGCTGTTGGCACAGTTACCAGCAAAATAAGtccaacgaaaactaaaaaaataaaataaaataaaaacaacagtactttaaaaaaaagaattgaaattacattttacatttataagaatGAGTATTCCGAAAATGTTCATTCTTTTTAGTCAGTTACTATCATACATGAGatttaatcttttatttattattattattatttttattattaatattattttctttttctttttttttgtattatttttggcCATTTAGAAGAAGAAATGTTGAACAATTGTTTGGGAtttgtagtttatttatttttttacatgatacTTATTGTgacctctaaaaaaaatattgcactcaacaaatactccatgtatataaaaaaaatacataaaactaatactgaaactaataaaactaaacacatttttgaaaaataaaaacctacaAACCCAAGAGCTCATTAAAa comes from Festucalex cinctus isolate MCC-2025b chromosome 15, RoL_Fcin_1.0, whole genome shotgun sequence and encodes:
- the hwa gene encoding protein huluwa — translated: MSHQGQSTQPTPNLSQGNPVTGLTLVVLLLIPAVVALLLLNCLFLGYKLLLLSKARPRPLHQHREDAEDLLMMESVLQRARRTPDAEVVSTPRPYMSLSEPVLLLPPVTSSRASSSGRENGIWLLRPGSGSLRVPSSIRAAAVASSTSRAARASVAEWRHSAPVLPQFSESEADSRGNLVPPNSPTEAEHMPGIRRSSTYGMVNKLSPGALHPLDDVRMDCRSHIHQCSEDSWSSTSAAGSGLDSDFGASAGVSLRILSADSDGLSNGVLGSALEWDYYDPCYVKQNHVPKHKHHWPAMHTKQYWV